Proteins from a genomic interval of Deltaproteobacteria bacterium:
- a CDS encoding transglutaminase: MKIGFHKDIFKPSLLKSIAVFLIFVFAWTNLGIYQVVYAATANSGEHQVASSERNNNREFSGFPPDKGDARGLETLVTRIRERSEKAESKIQQVGIKSEQAGFQKEKSELEQADINIRAQFKQTEQRIKGLPAVIQQRQKAFERKYEKNLAQLKSELDSINTAKTNTQFTARTRKLKVFLDKIKPPSRHIKFNPNKLPHRMVHPVRKLTFTKLESPDQAIAKSTASSNGVKPVWRSPGKLYSASSFLRKQESRETKDWIPYQVRNDSNNNIGDIPQSVIPMKTGIQNPIQLASIGSLNGILSSAIVQTIPPPTAADLTSTVEVQFTPAILAKAAELNHNPVQIYNWVYNNIEYVPTYGSIQGADMCLQTMQCNDMDTASLLIALLRASNIPARYVYGTIQLPINKIMNWVGGFTDAKSALELMAQGGIPITGEVAGGKIVAAKIEHAWVEAYVNYFPSRGARNGPGNEWIPLDASYKQYTYTQGMNITQAVPFDAQSFINQITSTATINTQQGYVTNINAAYISQTIANYQAQVANYISQTNPNATVGDVIGKKTIIQQNFPYLLGTIPYQVLAKGWEASEVPDNLRYKISFQITNPQTLQTDINYTVSLAQIAGKRLTLSYVPATSADEAVIESYMPTGSSITISSLPTSLPAYLIKMVPQLMVDGQVVATGSSIGLGGSETLTMTFTDANQYADTATTNLTAGEYYGIGIDAGGVSSQTVLNLKNALSTIQTRLQSQDFTGMTKDDIFGSLLYTTAVSYYAEYDMMDWTQAREMGVVIARIPSEAVFSVTMNVSYMFGVATNISPSGLKMDVQRNLELTQASDGDNNKVIQYMFASGMNSSALENNVPEQLFFMSNNPVQGISAIKAIQIANDEGIPIYTVNQSNISTVLPQLQLPSDVISDIQNAVNAGEVVTVPQMQITYNGWTGVGYIIIDPTTGAGAYMISGGLGGAMILMLALGFALLALAIAAGPIIFAIAALLLPAYLSLIGWLILEASPTARACVLALTMVAVFFLFELWMVDPIIEVLLAAIIPTAGIEQIISILELARELPEIGNKCFGTSP, translated from the coding sequence ATGAAGATCGGTTTTCATAAGGATATTTTCAAACCTTCTTTGTTAAAGTCAATCGCTGTTTTCCTGATATTCGTATTTGCATGGACGAATCTCGGGATCTATCAGGTTGTATATGCAGCAACCGCCAATAGTGGCGAGCATCAAGTAGCGAGTAGCGAGAGAAATAACAACAGAGAATTTTCTGGATTTCCCCCTGATAAGGGGGATGCAAGGGGGTTAGAAACCCTCGTCACACGCATCCGGGAGCGGTCCGAGAAAGCAGAGAGCAAGATCCAGCAAGTAGGTATTAAATCTGAGCAAGCAGGATTCCAAAAAGAGAAATCCGAGCTTGAGCAAGCAGATATAAACATCAGAGCTCAGTTCAAACAAACCGAGCAGCGAATAAAGGGCCTTCCGGCTGTAATCCAGCAAAGACAAAAAGCATTTGAAAGAAAGTATGAAAAGAACCTTGCGCAGCTTAAATCAGAGCTTGATTCAATAAATACTGCGAAAACAAATACTCAGTTCACGGCAAGGACAAGGAAGCTCAAGGTATTTCTTGATAAGATAAAACCACCCTCCCGGCACATCAAATTCAATCCGAACAAACTACCGCATAGGATGGTTCACCCCGTTAGAAAATTGACCTTTACGAAATTGGAATCTCCGGATCAAGCAATAGCAAAATCAACCGCATCTTCTAACGGGGTAAAACCCGTGTGGAGAAGTCCGGGAAAGCTATATAGTGCCTCGTCATTCCTGCGAAAGCAGGAATCCAGAGAAACAAAAGACTGGATTCCGTATCAAGTACGGAATGACAGCAATAATAACATCGGAGATATTCCCCAGTCTGTCATTCCCATGAAAACGGGAATCCAGAATCCCATCCAGCTTGCCTCCATTGGCTCGCTCAACGGCATACTTTCATCCGCAATCGTCCAGACCATCCCTCCCCCGACGGCCGCAGACCTAACATCCACAGTAGAAGTCCAGTTTACCCCTGCAATCCTTGCAAAGGCAGCAGAGCTAAATCACAACCCGGTACAGATCTACAACTGGGTCTATAACAACATAGAATACGTCCCGACCTACGGCTCTATTCAGGGTGCAGACATGTGCCTCCAGACCATGCAGTGTAATGATATGGACACAGCAAGCCTGCTTATCGCATTACTCCGCGCCTCCAACATTCCTGCCCGCTACGTTTATGGCACAATCCAGTTACCTATTAATAAAATCATGAACTGGGTAGGCGGGTTCACAGATGCAAAATCCGCATTAGAGCTGATGGCTCAAGGCGGCATCCCAATAACAGGTGAAGTGGCTGGCGGTAAGATAGTAGCGGCAAAGATTGAGCATGCATGGGTCGAAGCTTATGTGAATTACTTTCCATCAAGAGGAGCACGCAATGGTCCCGGCAATGAATGGATACCCCTGGATGCAAGCTATAAGCAGTATACCTATACACAAGGAATGAATATCACACAGGCAGTGCCGTTTGACGCCCAAAGCTTTATAAACCAGATTACCTCCACAGCTACAATAAATACACAACAAGGGTATGTAACAAACATTAATGCGGCATACATATCCCAGACCATAGCAAATTATCAGGCACAGGTAGCAAACTACATTTCTCAGACAAACCCCAATGCAACGGTAGGGGATGTAATCGGCAAGAAGACTATCATTCAGCAAAACTTTCCGTACTTACTTGGTACAATACCATATCAGGTATTAGCAAAAGGCTGGGAGGCTTCAGAAGTACCTGATAATTTGAGGTACAAGATATCATTCCAGATTACCAATCCACAAACCTTACAGACGGATATAAACTATACAGTAAGTTTGGCACAGATAGCAGGGAAAAGACTCACATTGAGCTATGTGCCTGCAACCAGTGCGGATGAAGCTGTAATAGAATCTTATATGCCAACAGGCAGTTCAATAACCATCAGTTCCCTCCCGACATCGTTACCAGCATATTTAATCAAAATGGTACCACAATTGATGGTCGATGGGCAGGTAGTGGCTACAGGTAGCTCTATAGGATTAGGTGGCTCTGAAACTCTTACGATGACCTTTACAGATGCAAATCAATATGCTGATACAGCCACAACGAACCTAACAGCGGGTGAGTATTACGGGATAGGAATAGACGCTGGTGGTGTATCATCACAAACGGTACTCAATCTGAAAAACGCACTAAGTACCATTCAAACGAGATTACAATCACAAGACTTTACCGGCATGACAAAGGATGATATTTTTGGGAGTCTACTTTATACAACAGCTGTTTCATATTACGCCGAATATGATATGATGGATTGGACACAAGCGAGAGAGATGGGGGTGGTAATAGCAAGGATTCCATCAGAAGCGGTATTCTCCGTTACGATGAACGTAAGCTATATGTTTGGTGTAGCTACGAATATAAGCCCATCTGGTCTCAAGATGGATGTACAAAGGAACTTGGAACTTACGCAAGCTTCGGATGGAGATAACAATAAGGTAATTCAATACATGTTTGCAAGTGGCATGAACTCATCAGCACTCGAGAACAATGTACCAGAACAATTATTTTTCATGTCAAACAATCCTGTGCAAGGTATATCAGCAATAAAGGCAATACAAATAGCTAATGATGAAGGTATCCCGATATACACAGTAAATCAATCAAACATCTCTACTGTATTACCACAACTTCAGCTTCCATCAGATGTAATTTCAGATATTCAGAATGCAGTAAATGCAGGTGAAGTTGTTACCGTTCCCCAAATGCAAATAACCTACAACGGCTGGACCGGTGTTGGCTATATAATCATAGATCCTACGACAGGTGCAGGGGCGTATATGATCAGCGGTGGATTAGGCGGTGCGATGATCCTCATGCTTGCTCTTGGATTTGCACTTTTAGCTTTAGCAATAGCCGCGGGCCCCATTATTTTTGCTATTGCTGCATTACTGTTGCCAGCTTACCTTTCGCTTATCGGTTGGTTAATACTCGAAGCAAGTCCAACTGCGAGGGCTTGTGTTCTTGCGTTAACTATGGTTGCAGTTTTTTTCTTGTTTGAACTTTGGATGGTTGATCCGATAATTGAAGTGTTGCTTGCAGCGATTATTCCTACTGCTGGTATAGAACAGATTATCTCAATACTTGAATTAGCTCGTGAATTACCCGAAATAGGAAATAAGTGTTTTGGTACAAGTCCATGA